From the genome of Deinobacterium chartae, one region includes:
- a CDS encoding phosphodiester glycosidase family protein: protein MRRPLAVWMLMSLSLATAAPLPAAPLTLGKPTLPEHRTVSPLLPGVTLTTIRRGQMVSEPSWTVNVSAVSTRQDGEKLLNDLKAAGFEGRLDPMHTQGVIPGELGFMVRVGRFFARAQAEATLADLKAKNFGGGVQNLLEDGGTTEGPWHIQVLSIEPSAQATVRAALASDLVPGRETTSALARRLGAVAAVNGGFFVVNSSMGSEGDLAGISVINGELVSEAVNGRPALLIDRNRLSGRIVQGVTSSLTVTAGTAHREASGLNRKPGLIFNCGNAAASPTSKPAHDYVCGSDSEMIVFTRAFGEASDEGAGYEVSVDPHGTVTAVQGKRGMPVPNGGMTVQATGDSAKWLAEHARVGQKLSVSYRVRDGQGNELPLQAGLDMVNGGPTLLAAGQPVQNYAAEGWSPEALPGSAAAASAASRLNFFNGWVLRRNPRTAVGTMQDGTLLFVTVDGRNPTHSVGASIPEMAALMRDLGAVDAMNLDGGGSTAIYANGMLQGISSDASGERPDGDAIVIFSRP, encoded by the coding sequence ATGCGTCGTCCTCTCGCCGTATGGATGCTGATGAGCCTGAGCCTCGCGACCGCCGCCCCGCTCCCGGCCGCTCCGCTGACCCTGGGCAAGCCCACCCTGCCCGAACACCGGACGGTGAGCCCCCTGCTGCCCGGGGTCACCCTCACGACCATCCGGCGAGGACAGATGGTCTCAGAACCGAGCTGGACCGTCAACGTTTCCGCCGTAAGCACCCGCCAAGACGGCGAGAAACTGCTGAACGACCTGAAAGCAGCCGGCTTCGAAGGACGCTTGGACCCCATGCACACCCAGGGAGTCATTCCGGGTGAGCTGGGCTTCATGGTGAGGGTGGGCCGCTTTTTTGCGCGCGCTCAGGCAGAGGCCACGCTGGCGGACCTGAAGGCCAAGAACTTCGGAGGGGGCGTGCAGAACCTCCTCGAGGACGGGGGTACGACCGAAGGGCCCTGGCACATTCAGGTCCTGAGCATCGAACCGAGCGCGCAGGCCACCGTCCGCGCAGCGCTGGCCTCGGACCTCGTTCCGGGCCGCGAAACCACCAGCGCCCTGGCCCGCCGACTGGGGGCCGTCGCCGCAGTCAACGGCGGCTTTTTCGTGGTGAACAGCAGCATGGGCAGCGAAGGCGACCTGGCCGGGATCAGCGTGATCAACGGTGAACTGGTCAGCGAAGCGGTCAACGGACGCCCCGCCCTGCTCATCGACCGTAACCGGCTGAGCGGCCGCATCGTTCAGGGCGTCACCTCGAGCCTGACCGTCACGGCAGGAACTGCCCACCGCGAGGCCAGCGGTCTGAACCGCAAGCCGGGCCTGATCTTCAACTGCGGAAACGCCGCCGCCTCCCCTACTTCAAAGCCCGCCCACGACTACGTATGTGGCAGCGACAGCGAGATGATCGTCTTTACGCGCGCCTTCGGTGAGGCCAGCGACGAAGGCGCAGGCTACGAAGTCAGCGTGGACCCGCACGGAACCGTGACCGCCGTGCAAGGCAAGCGCGGCATGCCCGTTCCCAACGGGGGAATGACCGTGCAGGCCACCGGGGACAGCGCGAAATGGCTGGCCGAACACGCCCGGGTCGGACAGAAGCTGAGTGTCTCCTACCGCGTGCGTGACGGGCAGGGCAACGAACTGCCCCTGCAAGCGGGGCTGGACATGGTCAACGGCGGCCCGACCCTGCTGGCCGCCGGGCAACCCGTGCAAAACTACGCAGCCGAAGGCTGGAGCCCCGAGGCCCTGCCCGGTTCGGCTGCCGCCGCCAGCGCAGCCTCGCGCCTGAACTTCTTCAACGGCTGGGTGCTGCGCCGCAATCCCCGCACCGCCGTGGGCACCATGCAAGATGGAACCCTGCTGTTCGTCACGGTGGACGGACGCAACCCCACCCACAGCGTAGGGGCTTCGATTCCCGAAATGGCCGCGCTGATGCGGGACCTGGGTGCCGTAGACGCCATGAACCTCGACGGTGGCGGCTCGACCGCGATCTACGCCAACGGCATGCTGCAAGGCATCTCCTCGGACGCCTCGGGCGAGCGCCCCGACGGCGACGCGATCGTGATCTTCTCGCGGCCTTAG
- a CDS encoding transcriptional repressor produces the protein MSDLEATLSRHGLRVTAPRAQLYELLRRSGRHLGMTELLERLPQVGRATLYRNLELFERLGLVRRVGPERYAACAPGHRHLLACSACGLVVEFEACAAQEVAHSVAAESGFVITGHTFELTGLCPRCQKDPS, from the coding sequence GTGAGCGACCTCGAGGCCACCCTTTCCCGTCACGGTCTGCGGGTCACCGCGCCACGCGCGCAACTGTACGAGCTGCTGCGCCGCAGCGGGCGCCACCTCGGTATGACGGAGCTGCTCGAACGCCTGCCGCAGGTCGGACGCGCCACGCTGTACCGCAACCTCGAGCTGTTCGAGCGCCTGGGACTGGTCCGCCGGGTTGGCCCCGAGCGTTACGCAGCCTGCGCTCCGGGGCACCGCCACCTGCTGGCTTGCTCGGCGTGCGGGCTCGTCGTAGAGTTTGAAGCCTGCGCCGCCCAGGAGGTGGCCCACAGCGTCGCCGCCGAGAGCGGCTTCGTGATCACCGGCCACACCTTCGAGCTGACCGGGTTGTGCCCCCGCTGCCAGAAAGACCCATCATGA
- a CDS encoding metal ABC transporter ATP-binding protein gives MNTSFSPTHPYVLEGRDLSVRFGDHTALEGLSFQVPTGAFLAIVGPNGAGKSTLIRTLLGLVKPTHGSVRVLGDLPGQHPERIGYVPQIKTFDRSFPALAVELVLTGVRRSWPGPLRRAERELAYAALNRVGALDLAERPVGRLSGGELQRVYLARAMARRPSLILLDEPATGIDALGEKDMYGMLEAYRAESGATIGMITHDWDVARYHASQVMVINRRLFGCGHPEHVLCEDCLATAYGHRHHMHAQVQL, from the coding sequence ATGAACACCTCCTTCTCTCCTACCCACCCGTATGTCCTCGAGGGGCGTGACCTGAGCGTGCGCTTCGGAGACCACACCGCCCTCGAGGGACTGTCTTTTCAGGTGCCGACCGGCGCGTTTCTGGCCATCGTCGGTCCGAACGGGGCCGGAAAGTCCACCCTGATCCGCACCTTGCTGGGGCTGGTCAAACCCACGCACGGCAGCGTGCGGGTGCTGGGGGACCTGCCCGGACAGCACCCGGAGCGCATCGGGTACGTACCGCAGATCAAGACCTTTGACCGCTCCTTCCCTGCCCTCGCGGTCGAACTGGTGCTCACCGGGGTGCGGCGCTCCTGGCCGGGTCCGCTGCGGCGGGCCGAGCGCGAACTGGCTTACGCCGCCCTGAACCGGGTGGGCGCGCTGGACCTGGCGGAGCGTCCGGTGGGGCGGCTCTCCGGCGGCGAGCTGCAGCGGGTCTATCTGGCTCGCGCCATGGCGCGGCGTCCCTCGCTGATCCTGCTCGACGAGCCTGCAACCGGCATCGACGCGCTGGGCGAGAAGGACATGTACGGGATGCTCGAGGCATACCGCGCCGAGAGCGGTGCCACCATCGGCATGATCACGCATGACTGGGACGTGGCCCGCTACCACGCCTCGCAGGTGATGGTGATCAACCGCCGCCTGTTCGGCTGCGGCCATCCCGAGCACGTGCTGTGCGAGGACTGCCTGGCGACCGCCTACGGCCACCGCCATCACATGCACGCGCAGGTGCAGCTGTGA
- a CDS encoding metal ABC transporter permease, whose product MSDLLDLFSLPFMQRALLAGSLVGLLGGYYGVFIVQRGLSFLGDGLAHAAFGGVALGLLLGWTPLWVALPFTVLVSLGITLLRDRTNLGSDTAIGIFFAVSVALGVLFLGLRQDYTVDAFAYLFGSILGVAPLDLWAVAVLALVTAAAVPWTWRYFAYATFDAELARADRLPVKRHDYLLSTLIALAVVASVKVVGTVLVASFLVIPAATARLLSRTLYQMTLLSVILGVGGSALGLIVSYLIDVPSGSTIILTQALMFVLAAVSRRKAIV is encoded by the coding sequence GTGAGCGATCTTCTCGACCTGTTCTCGCTGCCGTTCATGCAGCGCGCGCTGCTCGCGGGCAGCCTGGTGGGCCTGCTGGGCGGGTATTACGGCGTGTTCATCGTGCAGCGCGGCCTGTCCTTTTTGGGAGACGGCCTGGCCCACGCGGCCTTCGGAGGCGTAGCGCTCGGGCTGCTGCTGGGTTGGACGCCGCTGTGGGTGGCTCTTCCCTTCACGGTGCTGGTGTCGCTGGGCATTACCCTGCTGCGGGACCGCACCAACTTGGGCAGCGACACGGCCATCGGCATCTTCTTTGCGGTGTCGGTGGCACTGGGCGTGCTGTTCCTGGGTCTGCGGCAGGACTACACCGTGGACGCCTTCGCGTACCTGTTCGGTTCGATCCTGGGCGTGGCCCCGCTCGACCTGTGGGCGGTGGCGGTGCTGGCACTGGTCACCGCCGCAGCCGTTCCCTGGACCTGGCGGTATTTTGCCTACGCGACCTTCGACGCTGAGCTGGCGCGGGCCGACCGTCTGCCGGTCAAACGGCACGACTACCTGCTGTCCACCCTGATCGCCCTGGCGGTGGTCGCGTCGGTCAAGGTGGTGGGGACCGTGCTGGTCGCGTCGTTCCTGGTAATCCCGGCGGCTACCGCCCGGCTGCTGAGCCGCACGCTCTACCAGATGACCCTGCTCAGCGTGATCCTTGGCGTGGGCGGCAGCGCGCTGGGCCTGATCGTGTCCTACCTGATCGATGTGCCGTCGGGCAGCACCATCATCTTGACCCAGGCGCTGATGTTTGTGCTGGCAGCCGTGAGCCGCCGCAAGGCCATCGTTTGA
- a CDS encoding RrF2 family transcriptional regulator encodes MWISTKAQYGLRALIEIGKQPGQAVPLKDVAEKQDISQHYLEQIASNLRRAGFIRSVRGAHGGYKLARSPEQIDAWEVVLAMEGSMAPVNCLEDSDACSRAGSCATEGLWRRVENAVREVLGSTTLADLIQENLLIEQARLVQLEPHYPAAN; translated from the coding sequence ATGTGGATCTCGACCAAAGCACAATACGGACTCAGAGCCCTGATCGAGATCGGTAAGCAGCCCGGCCAGGCCGTACCGCTCAAGGACGTCGCCGAGAAACAGGACATCAGCCAGCACTACCTCGAGCAGATCGCCTCCAACCTGCGCCGTGCCGGCTTTATCCGTTCGGTGCGCGGCGCGCACGGCGGCTACAAGCTGGCGCGCAGTCCCGAGCAGATCGACGCCTGGGAAGTGGTTCTGGCCATGGAGGGCTCCATGGCTCCGGTCAACTGCCTCGAGGATTCCGACGCCTGCTCCCGCGCCGGATCGTGCGCGACCGAGGGCTTGTGGCGCCGGGTGGAGAACGCGGTGCGCGAGGTGCTGGGCAGCACCACCCTGGCCGACCTGATCCAGGAGAACCTATTGATCGAGCAGGCCCGTCTGGTGCAGCTCGAGCCGCATTATCCGGCGGCCAACTGA
- a CDS encoding MBL fold metallo-hydrolase, giving the protein MLSRFLSLEVLPGSLALLGLGQVGVALRGPGGLILIDPFLTDAGELGRAYPPPVDPAELGGVSAALISHDHPDHFDPATLEAVGRASPQARFYGPHTLDLASVGLEDRLASVDAGETLEVAGARVHVIASAHERLERSERGHPYLGFVLEWNGVTVYHAGDTVPFDGLLETLSRWKLDAAFVPINGRDYFRGKANLKGNFDAREAVALAEALDIGLVIPTHFDLLPFNGANPAHFVDELQRVNPARRFHLLRPGELFLLLGG; this is encoded by the coding sequence ATGCTCTCTCGTTTTCTTTCCCTCGAGGTTCTGCCCGGCAGCCTGGCCCTGCTGGGCCTGGGGCAAGTCGGCGTGGCCCTGCGCGGGCCGGGCGGCCTGATCCTGATCGATCCGTTTCTGACCGACGCGGGCGAACTGGGCCGCGCCTACCCGCCCCCGGTCGATCCTGCCGAACTCGGCGGGGTCAGCGCCGCCCTGATCAGCCACGATCACCCGGACCACTTTGATCCCGCGACCCTGGAGGCGGTGGGGCGCGCGAGTCCCCAGGCCCGCTTTTACGGCCCGCACACGCTGGACCTCGCCTCGGTCGGGCTGGAAGACCGGCTTGCGAGCGTGGACGCGGGGGAGACCCTCGAGGTGGCCGGTGCCCGCGTTCACGTGATCGCCTCGGCCCACGAGCGGCTCGAGCGCAGCGAGCGCGGGCACCCTTACCTGGGATTCGTCCTCGAGTGGAACGGGGTGACCGTGTACCACGCCGGGGACACGGTACCGTTCGACGGGCTGCTCGAGACCCTGTCGCGCTGGAAGCTGGACGCCGCCTTCGTGCCGATCAACGGGCGCGATTACTTCCGGGGAAAAGCGAACCTCAAGGGCAACTTCGACGCCCGCGAGGCGGTGGCCCTGGCCGAGGCGCTGGACATCGGCCTCGTGATTCCCACGCATTTTGATCTGCTGCCGTTCAACGGAGCGAACCCGGCGCACTTCGTAGACGAACTGCAACGGGTCAATCCGGCGCGGCGCTTCCACCTGCTGCGCCCCGGTGAGCTGTTCCTGCTGCTGGGAGGCTGA